The sequence ACTACAGCTGATGATAATATCGATCTGGATACGCTGATGAAGAACTCGGAGCTGGTCAAATGGCATATGGACTGTTTCGTCGATCGCAGGCCGTGCGAACCCTTCAGTCAATCATATAAGGGTTAGTTTATGAAAATGGCCCAGGGCATGCTGATTAACGgctagataatattttatttttattaattaacgaGATCACAGAGGTGATTTGTACTTAGAAGAAAACTGTTTTAGAATTTTTCAGGGTCTGTTTAAAGAATAGGTATAGTGTAATACCTTCAATTTTAGTTGTAAGATAACGGATAGTAAACATAATTCTTcttctgtacaaacattaccggtccacatcgtatccctaactttcaaACTACTACTAACTGgcgtgagactgatcttaaattaaaatatcatgattcatgtgcactttttatttttcaaattttttttatatgtaatatatatttttgcacttcttgcctacctcatcttatttaatacattttttttctcacagtggttgcctggaagagatcgctcgaaagcgataaggccgcaaGTTACCctcctttacatttaattatataaaattttgatattgcaatgcaacgaagtgttaataaataaatccactGTGATATTCTAGAAGGGTTCGACTTCCAGCaaaaccataattttttcgGGTTTGTTGGCAACTTAAGTCTCTTTAAAAACTCgccttatttttctataatattccGTATCTTTTTAGACAACATGGTCGAAGCTGTCTCTACTGCCTGCCGGAGATGTACCCTAGCCCAGAAGAATAGATGGAACAAGTTCTTATCGGGACTCAAGCGTGATTATCCGTGGGAATATGAGGCTTTCCAGAAGAAATACGATcctgataatatttatatggtCACCTTTGAAAATGCAGTAGCAGATTACTAGAACTTGTAATACACGACGCTTCTATGCAAACCAGTTGAGTTATCTTTCTTAGccttaaatatatgtttcaagTTAACTCACATtacatatatagaaatacctggacatgaaaaatttaatcgtacatttagggtctgtttcacaatgtatggataaagtaccaaatagctatgcaacacataaattatttgtaagataaattgtgctatttgacattcatcggactcataacttatgatggactttatgtgacgaatagcgctatctgacagtcgtgaaacgcaacaatagtgtttattctaccaataagtaataaatagctaatttggaacttatgtagaacttatccgtacattgtgaaacagacccttagggtaataaaatttttgtgtacatgaataaatatatttttactgtttgtgcATGATTATACTGAATCAAAAATTTACTATAGAACTATGTGAAGTTTTCTACTTATGTAAATGAATAGAAAGGAAAGTCACCTATGCAAAGCATTAGATCGCAAAGTTATGTATGGAGGCAACCATAGATGACTTGGCCATTGCCAGGGACTTGTGTTATGGAATCACACAGCATCGCTAATATTCTAAACGCAATATTGGTTTTTTTACTTGCTATAAAAATAGCAAGCAGCAAAAgcaaaagcttttaaaataacattttcataccTCGAGTggtaaaaaactaattaacagTATTAAAGgtgatattttgttaataatactTACGTTTGTTGTATTTAACCGTATACTTTGAACcgtatattttcaatttattaagattaattcatttaatatttaaatcaaaatcatcATATACCATCACAGTCCTATGTAATCTGTCTGATGTCAACAATATTGTGTATTTAAGTAAATTCATTGTACATATAgtagtgtttatttaaatataatactcgcccataaataaatgacaaaaaaccCAAAGAAAGTATTGGCACGGTACATTTTAACAGGCGCTTATTTTTTTGATCccttttgttattgttaatgaTAATTTACCATTACCATTGATAATGGTAACGTTccaatctatttattttttaattaattttcctgCTTTGTAGTTCTGTGGCATTGCTTTCAGTTCTTCTGTTCTGAAACACACTGTCTGCTGTAATACcgttttatacatacatactacatgtagtctgtaaaaattattgagcagtgttgttTAGTCGTGCGAATCACGACTGTGCTTGAccgaccaatggacttttcttTCTATTAACGCTCGATTCGCAACATATGCGGTCTCCATACATCTGTACCGATTCTACCGATTCTAGCATGCTGCGCACGAGActgttgtattttaaaaaaccagTATCTTAGaagctttttttattgtattgccCTGGTGTTATATAAACGTTAGCTTATTGCCAAAAAGGTACCCCTAAAGACTTAAATGACAAAACTAGCCGATTCCAAAAGTAAGATTCAATCCATTTAAGAATAGGAGCTGATTAGCCGTATAACTTATTCAAAAGTTTCGAGTGAGAAACGCCATCGAAAACTTTGTTAAGGTAAATGGTCTCCAAACACGATCTAACACATCTCAGTTGTGGTTTATCTACGTTGCATAAACCCATTTCGTAATACTATGCTAATAACTGCTAAAAGTGATACTAGAGACTAGAGTATTTTAGCAAGGCGATAAGAATAGAAATACATAGTTTCAAGAAAATGGGCACTACTTTTGCCGTTTTccatttgtcaaaaaaaactCCTGAGGAAAaagatttgttatatattgtgAGAAGAGGTTCCAccaaatatttagtaaatttgcTTATAAtgccataaatattataaatttttaatgccTAGCTTTACTGAGAACAGTattggcctaatggcttcagcgtgcgactctcttgCCTAAGTttgtaggttcgaaccccacTTTGCAGCAATGGCTTTCGTTgcatgtgcgcatttaaaatttgctcgaacggtaaatagcccggtcattttagacataaaaatagtgatcaaataaagaaaattccgacaaagccaaattttcgtagagaccttaggtttaccacaaggaataaagtgtcaaaagtccccatcagtcccatgtgagcttagggacttattcggggtcaaaggtcaaaattttaggttttttggatttttctcgaaaacggtaagttttatcgaaaagtacctcagagcaaagttgtagatcttaaaattctctataaaaatGATCCCTATAATTTTTTCTCTAAGACTCACTATTTCCCAGATATTGCGCTTGTAAGAATCATGTTCTACATAGTATGCACACATATAccacgtatatacatatttaggtaCTCAAGCAAGCAAAAATGCCTACTCGTGTCTCttttatgtatacattattAGTATAACCTGGGAAGGCGCAGCAACGGACAGAAATATATTCTTCTAAAAGTTTATCAGCTTATCCAAAATgccaaaactttattttatttttacatgcgATGACCGGATGCGATACTACGTCAGAAATGTTTAGAAGGGGCAAAAAttcagtattaaaattatttgaagaaaaaaaaatgatttgattgactgcgcaaaagtatttacagaaattaattcttcacctcaaatactaattactaaaGGAATTCGGTTTCTTCTTGCGGTTTATGGAGctccaaaaaaaattgattgcaTAGATACGTAcagatatttaacatttgtaaaaaatacacgaaACAAAAAGCAAGTACAGCTATCTTGTCTTCCTCCAACATCGGCATCTGATAGTCAACATTTGTTTCAAGTATACTATCAAGTCCAGACATGGCAAGGCAATGAACTGAACCCTGAAGTCTGGGGttggaaattgataaataatactttggaACCGATTCGAACTTTACTGCCCCCTGCTCCAGAAAAACTTCTTAACACTATTTTTTGCAATTGCaagaaaggttgtagtgccaaatGTAGCTGGAAAAAAGTAGGGTTGCAGTGTTCTCCAGCGTGTACCAATTGCCAAGGTATCTCTTGCTCAaatgttcaattaaataaaagagagGAAGATTCATGTGATTGATGAAGAGACAACTGATTCATCTTCATTTGAACAATTTCTAAGCGCTTATCAGGAAGgagaagaagaagaacaaaaagaaattgaagaaAACATGATTGTTGAAGTTGAATAATATGAAGAGTATGAGTcagattaaagtaataaaaaaaagtttgaacgACAGTTAAACTCAGTAACCCATATCAATAATCttcatactattaaataattattgttcctGAAAATAACAATCCAAATCCATAATAAAGTTTCGTGGAATAGGCCTACCGGGGATaccacgttaaaaaaaaaacgcgccGAGTACACTACCTCACAGGTGGTGAGGAAATGTGTGCATATTATGTAGAACGTGATTCTTACAAGCGCAATATCTGGGAAATAGTGGgtcttagagaaaaaatcatagaaatcatttttatagaaaattttaagatctacaactttgctCTGAGATacttttcgataaaacttaccgttttcgagaaaaatccaaaaaacctaaaattttgaccttggaccccgaataagtccctaagctcacatgggactgatggggacttttgacactttattccttgtggtaaacctaaggtctctacgaaaatttggctttgtcggaattttctttatttcaattgtctAAAGTGACCGGGCTAAAAGGGAAAcgtcgcgaggaaaccggctagacccaaaaagtcggcggCGTGTGTCATTCACAGGAagcgatcacctacttgccattagatttatttatttataatagctTCTCTGAAATAAGATTTCAATCTAGCAACGTCTAAAAACTCTTCGAGCTAAGATtgatgtattataaaaaccaAGTAATGCGTTTAGTAACATTGATAACGTACATTCGTTCACACAAAAAGGTGGTTTTTTGCTGTTTGTTTATGTTCTAtccaaatatataattattatggttCTACATTAACGATTGCTTCAAATAATAgtcactatatttattttttattacagtaaacgaagaaaaataaaaaattaaaatgttgctattatgaaataatagcAACAAATATCATATCAGGCTTGgcgaaagaaaaataatgtttttattaaaccgGATTGTGGGTTTCTAATTATAAACCATATATAAGTATACTACATATAGGCACTATAATCGTAAATCAGACTCCGCTCTCTGGAtcaatttatatagaaaatattttgagaGCAAACAAACAATGATTTAATGTTAGTCAAAATAGGTTTAAGGTGTTGTCTTTAGCTAACACGACCTCTAGTATTAAAGTTTCAGGATCAGTCATGGATTGATTGCAGAAGAAGGACAGGAAATTATggttaataattgaataaattttctacGGAATCCTAATATAAAAAGGCAAAATGATTACCGCATATCTCagtaatatttaagaattcGTGGCAATAACAACTGTTTGAAAATgagaatatttataattctgtCATTGGTGGCGTTGGCGGTTGCTGACATAACGTACTTCACTACAGCTAATGATAATATCGATCTGGATACGCTGATGAAGAACTCGGAGCGGGTCAAATGGTATATGGACTGTTTCGTCGATCGCAGGCCATGCGAACCCTTCAGTCAATCATATAAAGGTTAGTTTTATGTAAATGGTCCCTAGGCCATTTACATGCTGATTAACGGCTAGATATTCacttttttggttttattaattaacgaGATAGCGAGATTtttcctgtttagtttttttcttaataactatatgtaatgtgtatttttgcacttcttgcgaATAAGCGGTTAGGCCGCCAGTTTTGCAATGcaacgaaaaaaaaatccattgtGTATATCCTAGAAGGGTTCGACTTCCGACAGAACCATAATTGTTTCGGGTTTGTTGGCAACTTTAGTCTCTTTAAAAACTCgccttatttttctataatattccGTATCTTTTTAGACAACATGGTCGAAGCTGTATCTACTGCCTGCCTGAGATGTACCTTAGCCCAGAAGAGTAAATGGAACCAGTTCTTATCGGGACTCAAGCGTGATTATCCGTCGGAATATGAGGCTTTCCAGAAGAAATACGATcctgataatatttatatggtCCCTTTTGAAAATGCAGTAGCAGAATACTAGAACTGGCACTATACACGACGCTTCTATACAAACCAGTTgcgttattattatatatatatattatttagggTAGTTAAATTTTTGCGTGTACTGTGTGCATGATTATACTGAATCTAcaacaaatcaataaataaatttacttaaaaactatgtgaagttttttaattaaatctatagCAAGCCAAGTTACCTATGGATGCCTCCTGCCTCTAGTGCCTGCACCTCCTACACTCTGTATTGccagttttttaaaaatcattcttAAAGTCTGAGTATGTTGTTAGCGGAGAGATACATCAACGCTGATATTCTAAAAGCAATATTGGTTTTTTACTTGCTGTTTTcgcttataaaataacattttcataccTCGAGAGGTAAACCACTAATTAACAGTAGAACTTGTGTTAATAATACttacgtatattatttttaaactttgtttatttttttgtaggtcTTAAccattttgaatttataaggattatttcatttaataattaaatcattattaccATGTGCCATCACCATACACTATGTAATGTACctaatgtcaaaaaatattgtacatttaAGAAAACGCATtgtgtatatattaatttttcttttaatataaagctttaaacgtttataagtatttacaatactcGCCCAAAAATAAATGGCAAAAAAAAtgcaatcaaaatcaaaatcaaaattcgtttattcaatttagatgctttttagagcatgcttatgaatgtcaacaacgtttacaaaattcgcgaaagagcaagactacgccatccgttcgcaaaactaccaggaggccttgttctgagaagaacgggcaagaaactcagcaagttttgccctccctttacattacaattattcaaaggaaaatgtcataaaccacaacgtcattaaagttacataagtctaaaaaataaaaaatctgttctgtgatttaccacattcaccattacacacatattcatAACACTTCAAAGATTGActggtctgggcgttactgcatacgattttttgcattttctgagaagatttactatggtaatatatatatatttttttttaccataggaaagaaGAGATTTCAAcaaactgaaagcacaccaactttttgaaaaatgctgatattttgacgggtgaattttcgattgaaaattagggtgttttttcgatattaattcaaaatagggtgaaaaaataaatttttttatcaaataaattacagcgtatttaagacatagaaaggtaagttttcaccaaatttcgttaaaaaaaagaaatttgtaaaagataaaaattaaaaaccaacaacttggtttttttaatttttcacataaattttgaggttatgtgaaaaatgtgtgaatacaaaagttttagatctttttattacctacaactttgccatttaactttcttcgataggacttttagttttgccggaaatcgagataaaccgttttttacccttaaaactcccccccctaccccttcccgacctcagatcgcccgtaaattatttttcctttaatttttataatattatcctccctttccaataggtttcatcctactattatttttttcactttttatttattttaaaggctatctgcactggtctatctGTTTAAAGGCAGTTCCAATATTTCACTAGGAATCATGTTATAGCAGCGTATACTTAGGCCCAtaaatgaagtatttattttctgcaACCTGTAAGACGGCTGGAAAAGTTTTTCCTTATTTCTTGTATTCCTATTGTGAATGTCGCTGTTCTTTAAAAGAGAACTAATATTACTACGCACAAAAACGATACAGTTGTAAATATATTGGGAAGGTCAAAATATCGATTTTCTTGAAAAAAATTCTAAGTGAAGTGCCTGGGTTCAAGCAATAAATTGACCTAATAGCACGTTTTTGcaagataaaaatagattgTATATCTGCTGCTTTGCCCCATAAAAGAATTCCATACGACATAACGCtgtgaaagtaactaaaatatactattcTGGCAGTTTCCTCGTCTGTGAGTTGCCTAATTTTCCTAATAGCGTATTagaccagtcattatagacattcgaaatcgaaaatttgataataattccaaaagttttcaaacttcggtcaagtgaatggtacattgggacgacaataaatctcattttgcaaccttgtccgcagtccggaacattgttaaaattgcaattaaattaatttttgctgtatggtcgtgaaaaaaattccaaaagttctgcaaacttggggaagttttcgatataatatttcatatcacgtataaaatttgcaaccaaccttttatttaaatatattttattttcgatatatctgtcaaatttgcagaacttttggaacgttttccttcagtttaataaagaaaaacattaatttttaataacaaaaaatgttccgtacacttaggttggttgcaaattttatacgtgatatgaaatattatatcgaaaacttccccaagtttgcagaacttttggaatttttttcacgaccaaaacttatttttaacaatgttccggaccgcagagcaggttgcaaaattttatagtttgttttaataccactcccgaccttacatcaaaatttgaaaacttttggaattataatgaattaattgtcttgactgactggactaTATACCGCAGAACTAAGCTTGTCAGAAAGTTTAGTGATATGCTGACTCCATTGAAGTTTTTGGTCTATTGTAATGCCCAGAAATACCGTAGAATCaactaaatttagtttttcattGTTCAATTTAGGCTCTATAGTTGTAGTTTTAACATTAGGTAAAGTAAATCTTatgcattttgtttttgtggcatttaattgtaaattatttgcagAAAACCAGCACACTATTTCAGAAAGTGCATTGTtcacatcgtcaaaatttgtcaagaaaagtatttgcACGGAACTCTTTAACAGGGGCTTATTTTCTTGTTCCgcttgttattattaatgatactGATAATGTTCCAatctttttcttttgttttaaagttttaatcatacaaaattgagatttttttaattttcatgatTTGTAGCTCTGTGGCATTGCTTTCAGCTCTTCTATTCTAAAACATACTGTTTTctgtatacatattatttgtagtCTGTGAAAtttattgagcagtgttggttaATCGTGCGAATCACGACTGTGCTTGAccgaccaatggactttatttatatttgtgtatttcCATTCGTACGtatgaaaacatcgtgaggaaaccggcatgtgtAAGACACAAGAATCGGcagcgtgtcaggcacagaaggctgttGGTGTTAAAATTTAGTAACCGTTTAGCGTTTTTGTAAACCCTTGATTCGCAAAATATGCGTTGCATAATGCGGTGTCCATACATCTGTACCGATTCTAGCTGCGCAGCAAGCTAGAGACTGTTGTgtacttaaaacaaaaacaagctTCATagaaggttttttttattgtagtgcCCTGGTGTTATGTAAACGTTAGTTTATTGGCAAAAAGTACCCCTAAAGCCATTAACGACAACAAAAAATTGCCGATTACcgatttaattcatttaagaAAGTGAGCCGATTAGCCGTAGCTAAATAACTTATTCAAACTAACATTGCCAGGAGGTTtgcaagtgtgttgccggccttttactAAGCTATACATTAGCATAGGGGTAGGAAGTGCTGCTGcgctttttatttacatctgactaaaaagtatttaagcTAGGTGTtgaatttgttttcttttttggaaataaaacgcCGATTGGCCATTTTTTGAAATCTTTCTAAGAGAAAGAAGTCAGTTCTAAGGGAGTTAACGCCGACAATCCCAGTGAATAGCATCTCCCAATCGCATTTTTGTGAGCATTGCGGCAATTACGATTAGTCGGGATTAGTCAATTTAGGTTCTGGTTTGCAATTTAGGTTCTGGTTTTCAATTTAGATTCCATAAAAGGTACTTTCTGGAGTTCTAAAATAGCGGTTTTTAATAATGGTTCCAATATATCGGTTATGTAGTATGCAGTTTAGATGAAATCATGATGATGGAAAATATTTCCCGCAGGCCATCGTTTCGGGCAACCTACCACATGCTTTTAGCATCAGCTGATTTTAGTAAATGTTGAAAGCCAATAGGGCATTATGTGTATGAgcataaattatacaatttatgcTCAAGTCAAAGTCAAGTAATATACATACtaccttcttgcctattagataaagcaatgatcatgaaacagatacagaaaattgaggcccagaactaaaaaagttgtagcggCTAAACTGGTTTGACAATTACAGTTTTGTTATATCCCATTGTTGTAACCAAACATAGCCGCATATATAGACAACCGATAGTATACAGATTCTTAAAGGTTCTCATTTCGATTCCGATTTCTGTTGAATTCCTAGCAACGGAACCCATAAATACCGATACTTTAGTGGGAACCTTTTAAATCCGTGGTTGGAAGGTAATTTAGGATTACCGGCTAggtagatttaaatattcaaggGAAGATGTAGTTTGTCCTATGTCAAACAACAAGAGTGGCTCACTTCACAAATTTATTCTAGCCATTTTATGAAATAGCTAATTGGCCATTTCATTTATTGGCCGGTGTATTAAATGAGTGTATTGCTATAATTTGATTCTAAAATTACATTTGCGTCAAATACTGATAAGACTTATCAAATAGCTACTTAAATgtgtaaatttattcattaaatttgtacaaataggaaaaaatataattactaggAATGAAATAGTTTCGTACTTATCAGTTTTTGTAcactcattttaaatatgaaaactaaaattcatttaaggttatcttaataatatataaactgaatacatttatatatacttttattgtatgtTCTAAAATCTGGACAAGATAGTCGAATTTGTCTCTAACATAAATAGCACGAGAGGTAACGCGGGCAGCGGGCCTTGACTCgtccataaatattattaggaTATTTCCGGAGTTATCACTCGGGCCCGGCCAGTGACAACTACCCACGAACTCTTTAAGGCCCTGTTTTTTTCCTAAATGCATTACTTGGCTTTCTGTAAAATATaacgtgtaaatttcaaaatcatgttctatatacgtcataaaatgaattcaaagtgtcaaaaattggctatgtttggtttttttttatcaagcgaagttatataaatctttcaaaatggatacataaactactcaactccaccataatatatttttcgatTCGCCTTACTTCAAATGGAAAGGaataatgtacttttttggagtttggcgaccagATCGGTCCTTAAGTTAATAAAGTCCCTTTTTAGGAAAGTGGAGATTTCGACACTCCCCTGCTGCTTAGCTTCTCGGTCACACTTCTGCCTAATTCCGTGCCTGATAGGCTTATGATGTAAGGGTTAAAAAAAGACTATTATAGTAATAttccattttgttttatgtaagtAGGTGTGAAGATATGCATGTCCGATTCGCCAGGGAGTAAACATGAAGAGTAAAACTAAACAAGTTGTTTTCTTCtaataactttgttttatataaccCAGTTATAGAAATCGGTTTGATAA is a genomic window of Pieris napi chromosome 2, ilPieNapi1.2, whole genome shotgun sequence containing:
- the LOC125060616 gene encoding ejaculatory bulb-specific protein 3-like; this translates as MRIFIILSLVALAVADITYFTTANDNIDLDTLMKNSERVKWYMDCFVDRRPCEPFSQSYKDNMVEAVSTACLRCTLAQKSKWNQFLSGLKRDYPSEYEAFQKKYDPDNIYMVPFENAVAEY
- the LOC125060571 gene encoding ejaculatory bulb-specific protein 3-like, with the protein product MRIFIILSLVALAVADITYFTTADDNIDLDTLMKNSELVKWHMDCFVDRRPCEPFSQSYKDNMVEAVSTACRRCTLAQKNRWNKFLSGLKRDYPWEYEAFQKKYDPDNIYMVTFENAVADY